One genomic window of Xanthobacter dioxanivorans includes the following:
- a CDS encoding ArsR/SmtB family transcription factor, with product MCKSTDPKRALFAELAAVARALGHEHRVELLEHLAQGERSVEALARLTGLSMANASQHLQQLRRAGLLEARRDGKFVLYRLADDGIVQLMSVLRQTAERNIATVGALLARYFDGRDGLEPIGRADLVERAQAGLVTVVDVRPREEFDLGHVPGALSVPLEELDARLAELDPATEIVAYCRGAYCLLAVEAVARLRAKGFSARRMEDGMPEWRAAGLPVAAG from the coding sequence ATGTGCAAGTCAACGGACCCCAAACGCGCTCTGTTCGCTGAGTTGGCCGCGGTAGCGCGCGCCCTCGGCCACGAGCACCGCGTGGAATTGCTGGAGCACCTCGCCCAGGGCGAGCGCAGCGTGGAGGCGCTGGCGCGGCTGACCGGGCTCTCCATGGCCAATGCCTCCCAGCACCTGCAGCAGCTGCGCCGCGCGGGCCTGCTGGAGGCCCGCCGCGACGGCAAGTTCGTCCTCTACCGGCTGGCGGACGACGGGATCGTCCAGCTCATGTCGGTGCTGCGGCAGACGGCGGAACGCAACATCGCGACGGTCGGCGCTTTGCTTGCGCGTTATTTCGACGGGCGGGACGGGCTTGAGCCCATCGGCCGCGCCGACCTTGTGGAACGCGCGCAGGCGGGCCTCGTCACGGTGGTCGACGTGCGGCCTCGCGAGGAGTTCGACCTCGGTCACGTGCCCGGAGCCCTCAGCGTCCCGCTTGAGGAGCTGGACGCGCGTCTCGCCGAGCTCGATCCGGCGACGGAGATCGTCGCTTATTGTCGCGGCGCCTATTGCCTGCTCGCGGTGGAGGCTGTCGCACGCCTGCGCGCCAAAGGCTTCTCGGCCCGCCGCATGGAAGACGGCATGCCGGAATGGCGCGCCGCGGGACTGCCGGTCGCGGCGGGCTGA
- a CDS encoding sulfurtransferase — MFKMLSGVLALGLLAAVPAAPAAALDLPGPLVSSEWLAAHQDEVLVLDVRNDDTSYKEGGHLIGAVPLDFRKVRGTTTERGVEITDMNLPPEAFSALMRSAGVNDDTAVVLTHRGRGPDDAGYAAYVYWQLKYYGHDKVAILDGGTTKWVAENREVWGEDEAAQMGNFKARPARREFLADTAQMEALQTRKDAGILDARFFSFYVGLEKRPNIAKAGHIPGATLFPFDANFAANGTYRPKEELARAYAAVGLGPQQAVAAYCNTAHVSAISWFVMHELLGYRDVMLYDGSMLAWSKHGLPVETQLR, encoded by the coding sequence ATGTTCAAAATGCTATCGGGCGTGCTTGCCTTGGGGCTCCTCGCGGCCGTGCCTGCGGCGCCGGCAGCCGCCCTGGACCTTCCCGGCCCGCTGGTGTCGAGCGAATGGCTCGCAGCCCACCAGGACGAGGTTCTCGTCCTCGACGTGCGCAATGACGACACCAGCTACAAGGAAGGCGGCCACCTCATCGGCGCGGTGCCTCTCGACTTCCGCAAGGTCCGTGGCACCACCACCGAACGCGGCGTGGAAATCACCGACATGAACCTCCCGCCCGAGGCGTTCTCGGCGCTCATGCGATCGGCCGGGGTGAACGACGACACCGCGGTCGTGCTCACCCACCGCGGACGGGGACCGGACGATGCGGGTTATGCCGCCTACGTCTATTGGCAGCTCAAATATTATGGCCACGACAAGGTGGCCATCTTGGACGGCGGCACGACGAAATGGGTGGCCGAGAACCGCGAAGTGTGGGGCGAGGACGAGGCGGCGCAGATGGGGAATTTCAAGGCCCGGCCCGCGCGGCGTGAATTCCTTGCCGACACGGCCCAGATGGAGGCGCTCCAGACGCGCAAGGATGCGGGCATCCTCGACGCCCGGTTCTTCAGCTTCTATGTGGGCCTGGAGAAGCGCCCGAACATCGCGAAGGCGGGCCACATTCCCGGCGCGACCCTGTTTCCCTTCGATGCGAACTTCGCCGCCAACGGCACCTATCGCCCGAAGGAGGAACTCGCCCGCGCCTATGCCGCCGTCGGCCTTGGCCCGCAGCAGGCGGTGGCGGCCTATTGCAATACGGCCCATGTCTCCGCCATCTCGTGGTTCGTGATGCACGAACTGCTCGGCTACAGGGACGTCATGCTCTATGACGGCTCCATGCTGGCCTGGAGCAAGCACGGCCTGCCGGTCGAGACGCAGCTCAGATAA
- a CDS encoding multicopper oxidase domain-containing protein, with the protein MMFGEEPGSRWVIDGHIRGGHRPFDVRQGERAEMTFMNPTSMMHPMHLHGHHFQVVGIGGQRFSGPVGDTVIVPAHAPVTIAFDAGQKRPWFLHCHLCHMTLGRAAYRGEGA; encoded by the coding sequence ATGATGTTCGGCGAAGAGCCCGGCTCTCGCTGGGTCATTGACGGCCATATCCGCGGCGGGCACCGGCCCTTCGACGTGCGCCAGGGTGAGCGGGCGGAGATGACCTTCATGAACCCCACATCCATGATGCACCCGATGCACCTGCACGGGCATCATTTCCAGGTGGTGGGCATCGGCGGACAGCGCTTTTCCGGGCCTGTGGGCGATACGGTGATCGTCCCCGCCCATGCGCCGGTGACCATCGCCTTCGACGCGGGCCAGAAAAGGCCGTGGTTCCTCCACTGCCACCTCTGCCATATGACGCTGGGGCGCGCAGCGTATCGGGGCGAGGGCGCATGA
- a CDS encoding copper-transporting P-type ATPase produces the protein MPVTVGRRPRLDGFGLENLALDVHAGAVVVDGHCRTAMRHVFALGDLVGEPMLAHKTTAQGEMVAEIIDKFKANPSAYVATDATAPVPAKAQPEGVIYTCPMHPQIRQVGPGNCPICGMTLEPEVTTGETGPSAELLDMTRRFWVGLVLAVPVLALEMGGHLTNLHMLLGAQASNWIQFLLATPVVLWAGWPFFTRAWQSLVTRRLNMFTLIAMGTGVAWAYSVVATFAPQIFPATFRATDGSVAIYFEAAAVITVLVLLGQVLELRAREQTGGAIRALLDLAPKTARRMRSDGTDEDVALEQVVVGDRLRVRPGEKVPVDGELVEGRSSVDESMITGESMPVTKDVGAKVIGGTLNQSGGFVMRAGKVGRDTMLAQIVHMVAEAQRSRAPIQRLADEVSGWFVPVVIAIAVLAFAAWGVFGPEPRFAHGLIAAVAVLIIACPCALGLATPMSIMVGVGRGASMGVLIKNAEALERFEKVDTLVVDKTGTLTEGKPKVTALKAVDGLGETELLRLAASLERASEHPLAAAFVAAAAERGLSLDEAQDFNSPVGKGVTGTVDGRKLVIGSHRIMAEEGVDLSALVGEAEALRGEGATVIFVAIDGRLDGLIAIADPIKATTPAAVQTLKAAGVRVVMLTGDNKTTAQAVARRLGLDEMEAEILPEDKAKVVARLRKEGRIVAMAGDGVNDAPALAAADVGVAMGTGTDVAIESAGVTLLKGDLQGIVRARQLSHATMSNIRQNLFFAFIYNAAGVPIAAGVLYPAFGLLLSPIIAATAMALSSVSVIANALRLRSASLG, from the coding sequence GTGCCGGTCACCGTGGGCCGTCGGCCTCGCCTCGACGGCTTCGGCCTTGAGAATCTGGCGTTGGACGTCCACGCCGGCGCCGTGGTGGTGGACGGGCATTGCCGCACCGCCATGCGCCATGTCTTCGCCCTCGGCGACCTGGTGGGCGAGCCCATGCTGGCCCACAAGACCACCGCCCAGGGCGAGATGGTGGCGGAGATCATCGACAAGTTCAAGGCGAATCCCTCGGCCTATGTGGCCACCGATGCCACGGCGCCTGTTCCCGCGAAGGCGCAGCCCGAAGGCGTCATATACACCTGCCCCATGCACCCGCAGATCCGGCAGGTCGGGCCCGGCAACTGCCCGATCTGCGGCATGACGCTCGAACCGGAGGTGACGACAGGCGAGACCGGCCCCAGCGCCGAGCTTCTCGACATGACGCGGCGCTTCTGGGTCGGCCTCGTCCTTGCCGTGCCGGTCCTGGCTCTGGAGATGGGCGGGCACCTCACCAACCTCCACATGCTGCTCGGGGCGCAGGCGTCCAACTGGATCCAGTTCCTGCTGGCAACGCCGGTGGTGCTCTGGGCGGGATGGCCGTTCTTCACCCGCGCGTGGCAATCTCTGGTCACGCGCCGCCTCAACATGTTCACGCTGATCGCCATGGGCACGGGCGTCGCCTGGGCCTACAGCGTGGTGGCGACCTTCGCGCCGCAGATCTTCCCCGCCACCTTCCGCGCCACCGACGGCTCGGTGGCCATCTATTTCGAGGCCGCCGCCGTCATCACCGTGCTGGTGCTGCTGGGGCAGGTGCTGGAACTGCGCGCCCGCGAGCAGACCGGCGGCGCCATCCGCGCGCTGCTCGACCTCGCGCCCAAGACGGCGCGGCGCATGCGCAGCGACGGCACGGACGAGGACGTGGCGCTGGAACAGGTCGTGGTCGGCGACCGCCTGCGGGTGCGCCCCGGCGAGAAGGTGCCGGTGGACGGCGAGCTGGTCGAGGGGCGCTCCTCGGTGGACGAATCCATGATCACCGGCGAGTCCATGCCGGTCACCAAGGACGTCGGCGCGAAGGTCATCGGCGGCACGCTCAACCAGAGCGGCGGCTTCGTCATGCGCGCCGGCAAGGTGGGGCGGGACACCATGCTGGCGCAGATCGTCCACATGGTGGCGGAGGCACAACGCTCGCGCGCGCCGATCCAGCGCCTCGCCGACGAGGTCTCCGGCTGGTTCGTGCCGGTGGTGATCGCCATCGCGGTCCTCGCCTTCGCGGCGTGGGGCGTCTTCGGACCGGAGCCGCGCTTCGCCCACGGGCTGATCGCCGCCGTGGCGGTGCTCATCATCGCCTGTCCCTGCGCGCTCGGGCTGGCGACGCCCATGTCCATCATGGTGGGCGTCGGCCGGGGCGCATCCATGGGCGTGCTCATCAAGAATGCCGAGGCGCTGGAGCGGTTCGAGAAGGTGGACACGCTGGTGGTGGACAAGACCGGCACCCTCACCGAAGGCAAGCCGAAGGTCACGGCCCTGAAGGCCGTGGACGGCCTGGGCGAGACCGAGCTGTTACGGCTCGCCGCGAGCCTGGAGCGGGCGAGCGAGCATCCGCTCGCCGCCGCCTTCGTCGCCGCGGCGGCGGAACGGGGCCTTTCGCTCGACGAGGCGCAGGATTTCAACAGCCCGGTGGGCAAGGGTGTCACCGGAACGGTGGACGGCCGCAAGCTCGTCATCGGCAGCCACCGCATCATGGCGGAGGAAGGCGTGGACCTCTCCGCCCTCGTGGGGGAAGCGGAGGCCCTGCGCGGGGAAGGCGCCACCGTGATCTTCGTCGCCATCGACGGGCGCCTCGACGGCCTCATCGCCATCGCCGACCCGATCAAGGCCACCACCCCCGCCGCGGTTCAGACGCTCAAGGCGGCAGGCGTCCGCGTCGTCATGCTCACCGGCGACAACAAGACCACCGCGCAGGCGGTCGCGCGCAGGCTCGGCCTCGACGAGATGGAGGCCGAGATCCTGCCCGAAGACAAGGCGAAGGTGGTGGCCCGGCTGCGGAAGGAAGGACGCATCGTCGCCATGGCCGGCGACGGCGTGAACGATGCGCCCGCGCTCGCCGCGGCCGACGTGGGCGTCGCCATGGGAACGGGCACGGACGTCGCCATCGAGAGCGCGGGCGTGACCCTGCTCAAGGGCGATCTCCAGGGAATCGTGCGGGCGCGCCAGCTGAGCCACGCCACCATGAGCAACATCCGCCAGAACCTCTTCTTCGCTTTCATCTACAATGCGGCCGGCGTGCCGATCGCCGCGGGTGTGCTCTATCCGGCGTTCGGCCTCCTGCTATCGCCGATCATCGCCGCTACCGCCATGGCGCTCTCCTCGGTGAGCGTCATCGCCAATGCCCTGCGCCTGCGCAGCGCATCGCTCGGATGA
- the tnpA gene encoding IS66-like element accessory protein TnpA: MDVYTGTPISRLEIVESGGRRRFSDEAKLRIVEESYSGRRLGSATARKYGITRSQLNEWRDAARAGRFGPASRAGFVPAVIVPEVAAATGPLMANGSGRIEIVTANGRRVLVDRDVDVEALIRVVQALERLT, encoded by the coding sequence ATGGACGTCTATACAGGCACACCGATCAGTCGGCTTGAGATCGTTGAGAGCGGCGGCCGGCGGCGCTTCAGCGATGAAGCGAAGCTGCGGATCGTCGAGGAGAGCTATTCGGGTCGGCGCCTGGGCTCGGCGACGGCGCGCAAGTACGGGATCACGCGCTCGCAATTGAACGAGTGGCGTGATGCGGCGCGGGCCGGGCGGTTTGGTCCGGCTTCGAGAGCAGGATTTGTTCCGGCTGTGATCGTGCCGGAGGTCGCGGCGGCAACCGGCCCGCTGATGGCGAACGGCAGCGGCCGGATCGAGATCGTGACGGCGAACGGGCGGCGGGTGCTTGTAGATCGCGATGTCGACGTCGAGGCTCTGATCCGGGTCGTGCAGGCACTGGAGCGGCTTACGTGA
- the tnpB gene encoding IS66 family insertion sequence element accessory protein TnpB (TnpB, as the term is used for proteins encoded by IS66 family insertion elements, is considered an accessory protein, since TnpC, encoded by a neighboring gene, is a DDE family transposase.), whose product MIPVPTGVRVWLATGYTDMRRGFPGLSLQVQEVLRRDPLSGHLFCFRGRRGDLLKVIWHDGQGACLFTKRLERGRFLWPSPADGAVTISTAQLGYLLSGIDWRNPQETWRPTRVG is encoded by the coding sequence GTGATCCCGGTCCCGACAGGCGTGCGGGTCTGGCTTGCGACGGGCTACACGGATATGCGCCGAGGCTTCCCGGGCCTGTCCCTGCAGGTGCAGGAAGTGCTTCGCCGGGATCCGCTGAGCGGGCATCTGTTCTGCTTTCGGGGGCGCCGTGGCGATCTTTTGAAGGTGATCTGGCATGACGGCCAGGGTGCCTGCCTGTTCACGAAGCGGCTGGAACGGGGCCGGTTCCTGTGGCCGAGCCCGGCGGACGGGGCGGTCACGATCTCGACGGCACAGCTCGGCTATCTTCTGTCCGGAATCGACTGGCGCAATCCTCAGGAAACGTGGCGGCCGACCCGGGTCGGATAG
- a CDS encoding XRE family transcriptional regulator produces the protein MAGRRSFAELRARMSPEAQTKAAAEAQRLGEEMDLAEVRRALKLSQEEIGQTLQINQGSVAKIEKRADMYVSTLRRFIEAMGGELEIVARFPDHVVKIKNFSELNEKEGV, from the coding sequence ATGGCCGGTAGGCGTTCCTTCGCGGAGCTCCGCGCCCGCATGTCGCCCGAGGCACAGACCAAGGCAGCGGCCGAGGCGCAGCGGCTCGGCGAGGAGATGGACCTTGCGGAGGTGCGCCGTGCCTTGAAGTTGTCGCAGGAGGAGATCGGGCAGACACTCCAGATCAACCAGGGATCGGTCGCCAAGATCGAAAAGCGGGCGGATATGTATGTCAGCACGCTTCGTCGCTTCATCGAAGCAATGGGCGGCGAGTTGGAGATCGTCGCGCGATTCCCCGATCACGTCGTCAAGATCAAGAATTTTTCTGAGCTCAACGAGAAGGAAGGTGTCTGA
- a CDS encoding type II toxin-antitoxin system RelE/ParE family toxin has translation MEWPVEYTDEFGDWWDTLTEAEQISLDAHVRKLEQRGPDLPFPYSSGISGSRHAHMRELRVQSGGKPLRVFYAFDPRRMAILLIGGDKTGDKRFYDRMTPIADRLYDEHLAELEKEKNDGR, from the coding sequence ATGGAATGGCCGGTCGAATACACCGACGAGTTCGGCGACTGGTGGGACACCCTCACCGAAGCCGAGCAGATCAGCCTCGACGCCCATGTCCGCAAGCTGGAGCAGCGCGGCCCCGACCTGCCATTCCCCTATTCGAGCGGCATCAGTGGATCGCGCCATGCCCATATGCGGGAATTGCGCGTGCAGAGCGGGGGCAAGCCCTTGCGGGTGTTCTATGCCTTCGATCCGCGCCGCATGGCGATCCTGCTGATCGGCGGCGACAAGACCGGCGACAAGAGGTTCTACGACCGGATGACCCCGATCGCCGACAGGCTTTACGACGAGCATCTGGCCGAGTTGGAGAAGGAGAAGAACGATGGCCGGTAG
- the tnpA gene encoding IS66-like element accessory protein TnpA gives MDVYTDTPISRLEIVESGGRRRFSDEAKLRIVEESYSGRRLGSATARKYGITRSQLNEWRDAARAGRFGPASRAGFVPAVIVPEVAAATGPLMANGSGRIEIVTANGRRVLVDRDVDVEALIRVVQALERLT, from the coding sequence ATGGACGTCTATACAGACACACCGATCAGTCGGCTTGAGATCGTTGAGAGCGGCGGCCGGCGGCGCTTCAGCGATGAAGCGAAGCTGCGGATCGTCGAGGAGAGCTATTCGGGTCGGCGCCTGGGCTCGGCGACGGCGCGCAAGTACGGGATCACGCGCTCGCAATTGAACGAGTGGCGTGATGCGGCGCGGGCCGGGCGGTTTGGTCCGGCTTCGAGAGCAGGATTTGTTCCGGCTGTGATCGTGCCGGAGGTCGCGGCGGCAACCGGCCCGCTGATGGCGAACGGCAGCGGCCGGATCGAGATCGTGACGGCGAACGGGCGGCGGGTGCTTGTAGATCGCGATGTCGACGTCGAGGCTCTGATCCGGGTCGTGCAGGCACTGGAGCGGCTTACGTGA
- the tnpC gene encoding IS66 family transposase yields MTLTPDDLPSDLASALAALRAEREARLQAEALIAHLQLMIEKLKREKYGQRSERTARLIEQMELQLDELVTAASEDELAAAVAATESGNARAFTRKRPVRKPWPEDIERERVVIDPPTTCTCCGGARLSKLGEDVTGTLEEIPRRFKLIETVREKFTCRDCGTISQSPAPFHATPRGFIGPTLLATILFDKFGMHAPLNRQSTRFKAEGIDMPVTTLADQVGHGTFALKPVFDLIESHVLAAERLHGDDTTVPILAKGKCATGRIWTYVRDDGPFAGPAPPAAVYYASGDRRGEHPQKHLAGFAGILQCDCYGGFEPLFDPQRKEQPITPAFCFAHARRGFFELADIAKKTRDGKKGKPVSPIALEAVRRLDALFEIERAINGRSADERRALRQEKSKPLLDDMQAWLLRERETLSRSAEVLKPINYMLRRWADFARFLEDGRICLSNNAAERALRGIALGRRNWTFAGSQRGADRAAVILTLIATATARLNDVDPKAWLADVLARIADLPASRLHELLPWEWKHLQEADKPADQQAA; encoded by the coding sequence GTGACGTTGACACCGGACGATCTTCCTTCGGACCTTGCAAGTGCCTTGGCGGCGCTGCGGGCTGAGCGTGAGGCGCGGCTGCAAGCCGAGGCGTTGATCGCTCATCTGCAGCTGATGATCGAGAAGCTGAAGCGCGAGAAATATGGCCAGCGTTCCGAACGCACGGCACGGCTGATCGAGCAGATGGAACTTCAGCTCGATGAACTCGTGACCGCGGCGAGCGAGGACGAGCTTGCCGCAGCCGTCGCGGCCACGGAAAGCGGGAACGCGCGCGCCTTCACGCGCAAGCGACCGGTGCGCAAGCCCTGGCCGGAGGATATCGAGCGCGAGCGGGTCGTCATTGATCCTCCCACCACCTGCACCTGTTGCGGCGGGGCGCGGCTGTCGAAGCTGGGCGAGGACGTGACCGGGACGCTTGAGGAAATCCCGCGCCGGTTCAAGCTGATCGAGACGGTGAGAGAGAAGTTCACCTGCCGCGATTGCGGGACGATCTCCCAGTCGCCGGCGCCGTTCCACGCCACGCCGCGCGGCTTCATCGGCCCAACGCTGCTGGCGACGATCCTGTTCGACAAGTTCGGCATGCACGCTCCGCTCAACCGCCAGAGCACGCGCTTCAAGGCCGAGGGCATCGACATGCCGGTTACAACGCTGGCCGACCAGGTCGGCCATGGAACCTTCGCCCTGAAGCCGGTCTTCGACCTGATCGAGAGCCATGTGCTCGCCGCCGAGCGCCTGCATGGCGACGACACGACGGTCCCGATCCTGGCGAAGGGCAAATGCGCGACCGGGCGCATATGGACCTATGTGCGCGATGACGGCCCCTTCGCCGGGCCCGCACCGCCGGCGGCGGTCTATTACGCCTCGGGCGACCGGCGTGGCGAACACCCGCAGAAGCACCTGGCCGGGTTCGCCGGCATCCTTCAGTGCGACTGTTACGGTGGCTTCGAGCCGTTGTTCGACCCGCAGCGGAAGGAACAGCCTATCACGCCGGCCTTTTGCTTCGCTCATGCGCGGCGCGGCTTCTTCGAGCTGGCCGACATCGCGAAAAAGACCCGTGACGGCAAGAAGGGCAAGCCGGTCTCCCCGATCGCCCTGGAGGCGGTCAGGCGTCTCGACGCGCTGTTCGAGATCGAGCGCGCCATCAACGGGCGCAGTGCCGACGAGCGGAGGGCTCTGCGCCAGGAGAAGAGCAAACCGCTTCTCGACGACATGCAGGCCTGGTTGCTCCGCGAACGCGAAACCCTCTCGCGCTCCGCCGAGGTCCTGAAGCCGATCAACTACATGCTCAGGCGCTGGGCCGACTTCGCCCGCTTCCTCGAGGATGGCAGGATCTGCCTCAGCAACAACGCCGCCGAAAGAGCGCTGCGGGGCATCGCTCTGGGACGGCGGAACTGGACCTTCGCCGGCTCCCAGCGTGGCGCCGATCGCGCCGCCGTCATCCTCACCCTCATCGCCACCGCCACGGCTCGCCTCAACGACGTCGATCCGAAAGCCTGGCTCGCCGATGTCCTGGCCCGCATCGCCGATCTTCCCGCATCGCGTCTGCACGAACTGCTGCCCTGGGAATGGAAGCATCTGCAAGAGGCCGACAAGCCCGCCGATCAGCAGGCCGCCTGA
- the tnpC gene encoding IS66 family transposase (programmed frameshift), which produces MWFPFVVNTPAESPLSPTLPTDLAAAHAMILAERQARVEAQAEALAAKAAASSTEVTIAHLKLMIEKLKRELYSQRSERTARFIDQMELQLAELEEAATEDEIAAEATARQASLPAPALRRRPVRKPFPEHLPRERVVIAVPTSCPCCGSMKLSKLGEDVTETLEVVPRSWKVIQTVREKFTCRACEAITQPPAPFHVTPRGFAGPNLLATILYEKFGQHQPLNRQSERYAREGIDLSVSTLADQVGAATVALAPLHELIARHVMTAERLHADDTTVPILAKGKTDTGRIWTYVRDDRPFGGADPPAALYFASRDRRQEHPDAHLAAWRGILQADAYGGYNGLYDPARPGGPVTSALCWSHARRGFFELADIAASARRGPGAAPVSPIALEAVKRIDALFSIEREINSLSADERRQVRQERSRPLVDDLRSWLGEQRVKLSRSATVAKPIDYMLRRWDSFASFVDDGRACLSNNAAERALRGFALGRKAWLFAGSSRGAERAAAMATLIQTAKMNDVDPQAWVADVLARIAGLPQGRLDELLPWNWRPLPTTAIAA; this is translated from the exons ATGTGGTTCCCTTTCGTTGTGAACACGCCCGCTGAATCGCCCCTGTCGCCGACCCTGCCGACCGATCTGGCGGCGGCGCATGCGATGATCTTGGCGGAGCGCCAGGCGAGGGTAGAGGCGCAAGCCGAAGCCCTCGCCGCGAAGGCTGCAGCCTCATCGACCGAGGTGACGATCGCGCATCTGAAGCTGATGATCGAGAAGCTCAAGCGCGAGCTCTA TAGTCAGCGTTCCGAGCGCACGGCGCGGTTTATCGACCAGATGGAGCTCCAGCTCGCGGAGTTGGAGGAAGCTGCTACGGAAGACGAGATCGCGGCGGAGGCAACGGCGCGCCAGGCGTCGCTGCCCGCTCCGGCCCTGCGCCGCCGTCCCGTGCGCAAGCCCTTCCCGGAGCATCTGCCGCGCGAGCGTGTCGTGATTGCAGTGCCGACGTCGTGCCCCTGCTGCGGGTCCATGAAGCTGTCAAAGCTCGGCGAGGACGTGACAGAGACCTTGGAGGTTGTGCCTCGGTCCTGGAAGGTGATCCAGACTGTGCGGGAGAAGTTCACGTGCCGCGCTTGCGAGGCGATCACGCAGCCGCCGGCGCCCTTCCACGTCACCCCGCGCGGCTTTGCCGGTCCGAACCTGCTGGCGACGATCCTCTATGAGAAGTTCGGCCAACATCAGCCCTTGAACCGGCAGAGCGAGCGCTACGCGAGGGAAGGGATCGACCTCTCCGTGTCCACGCTCGCCGACCAGGTTGGCGCGGCGACTGTGGCGCTTGCGCCGTTGCACGAGTTGATCGCCCGGCACGTCATGACGGCCGAGAGACTGCACGCCGACGACACGACTGTGCCTATCCTGGCCAAAGGCAAGACCGACACGGGCCGGATCTGGACCTATGTCCGCGACGACCGGCCCTTTGGCGGCGCCGATCCGCCGGCGGCGCTCTACTTCGCTTCGCGCGACCGCCGGCAGGAGCATCCAGACGCGCACCTCGCTGCTTGGCGCGGCATCCTGCAGGCCGACGCCTATGGCGGCTACAACGGGCTATATGATCCCGCACGTCCGGGCGGCCCGGTCACGTCGGCGCTCTGTTGGTCCCATGCCCGTCGCGGCTTCTTTGAACTCGCCGACATTGCCGCGAGCGCACGGCGCGGGCCCGGCGCCGCGCCCGTGTCGCCGATCGCCTTGGAGGCGGTGAAGCGCATTGACGCGCTCTTTTCTATCGAGCGCGAGATCAACAGTCTGAGCGCCGATGAGCGCCGCCAGGTCCGGCAGGAGCGCAGCCGCCCGCTGGTCGACGACTTGCGCTCTTGGCTCGGCGAGCAGCGCGTCAAGCTCTCGCGCTCGGCGACCGTCGCCAAGCCAATCGACTACATGCTCAGACGCTGGGACAGCTTTGCCTCGTTCGTCGACGACGGGCGAGCCTGCCTGTCGAACAATGCCGCCGAGCGAGCGCTCAGAGGTTTTGCCCTCGGTCGAAAAGCGTGGCTGTTTGCGGGCTCTAGCCGCGGCGCCGAGCGGGCCGCCGCCATGGCGACGCTGATCCAGACCGCGAAGATGAACGACGTCGATCCACAGGCTTGGGTAGCCGATGTTCTGGCCCGCATCGCAGGATTACCCCAGGGCCGGCTCGACGAACTACTGCCGTGGAACTGGCGCCCCCTGCCAACCACCGCAATCGCGGCCTGA